In one Hemitrygon akajei chromosome 3, sHemAka1.3, whole genome shotgun sequence genomic region, the following are encoded:
- the LOC140725755 gene encoding arylacetamide deacetylase-like isoform X2, with translation MEVMMLLTVAEMVGPTSDINVTVVDTTFNGVAVRVFEPASRNAGLRRAVIYMHGGGWCLGSAKMLPYDALSRRSATELNAVIVSVEYRLAPQHHFPDQFNDVYAVVKYFLQRDVLAQYMVDPGRVAVAGDSAGGNLAAAVAQQIREEPGVEVEIKIQALVYPALQTIDFNTPSYQQNENMPILPKNLMVRFWSEYFSPDKSLLKAMEANAHTGLEARDLSSLVNWSVLLPEKFRKEYKYTLPARGNEGTSHTKVPGVFDPRAAPLLAEDKELRALPHALIMTCEFDVLRDDGTMYATRLQQAGVQVALEHFEDCFHGVLMFITWPTNFAIGHKLMDRYIDWLRENL, from the exons ATGGAGGTGATGATGCTGCTCACCGTCGCCGAGATGGTCGGGCCCACGTCTGACATAAACGTCACCGTGGTGGACACCACCTTCAATGGGGTAGCTGTTCGCGTCTTTGAGCCGGCCTCTCGGAACGCGGGACTGAGGCGGGCGGTCATTTATATGCACGGTGGTGGCTGGTGTTTAGGAAGTGCGA AAATGCTGCCCTATGATGCCCTATCAAGAAGGAGTGcaacagaactgaatgcagttattgtttcagtgga ATACCGATTAGCGCCACAGCATCATTTTCCCGATCAGTTCAATGATGTCTATGCTGTGGTGAAGTACTTTCTTCAGCGGGATGTCTTGGCCCAATACATGGTGGACCCAGGCAGAGTTGCTGTAGCTGGAGACAGTGCTGGAGGGAACTTGGCTGCTGCAGTGGCTCAACAG ATCAGAGAAGAGCCTGGGGTTGAAGTTGAAATCAAGATTCAAGCCTTGGTGTACCCTGCACTTCAGACCATCGATTTCAATACTCCTTCCTACCAGCAGAACGAGAACATGCCCATCCTGCCCAAGAACCTGATGGTCAGGTTCTGGAGCGAATACTTCAGTCCGGACAAGTCACTGCTGAAGGCCATGGAGGCCAATGCCCACACTGGCCTTGAAGCCAGAGACCTGAGCAGCCTGGTGAACTGGAGCGTCCTTCTGCCAGAGAAAttcaggaaggagtacaagtacaCGCTGCCCGCTCGAGGGAACGAGGGCACCTCCCACACAAAGGTCCCCGGGGTCTTCGACCCAAGGGCTGCTCCCCTCTTGGCCGAGGACAAGGAGCTCCGGGCGCTCCCCCATGCCCTCATCATGACCTGTGAGTTTGACGTTCTGAGAGACGACGGGACCATGTACGCCACGAGGCTGCAGCAAGCCGGTGTCCAAGTAGCTCTCGAGCACTTCGAGGACTGCTTCCACGGTGTCTTGATGTTCATTACGTGGCCGACCAATTTTGCCATTGGCCACAAGCTGATGGACCGCTACATTGACTGGCTGCGGGAAAACTTATAA